Part of the Nitrospirota bacterium genome is shown below.
GCTGTACAGACAGGGTATGAGCACATAACGTTAAACGAGCATGGCGTTCCCATCATCAGGGGAACGAATATGAAAGTTGTTGAATTAATTTTAGAAAAGATTTCCTACGGGTGGAGTGCCGAAGAACTCCATTTGCAACACCCTTATCTTACCCTTGGAAATATCTATTCTGCTCTGGCATATTATTCTGATCATCAGGATAAGTTTGAAGAAGACATCGA
Proteins encoded:
- a CDS encoding DUF433 domain-containing protein — its product is AVQTGYEHITLNEHGVPIIRGTNMKVVELILEKISYGWSAEELHLQHPYLTLGNIYSALAYYSDHQDKFEEDIEKRLEKIIKLEKETSISPLINRLKSKGLIQ